ACTTTCTTTTTTGTACGCTGATAATTGAATTGTTGAACCAATTTCTGCGGATGCAACAATTGAATAAAAATAACTTGCAGAACTCCAATCAGATTCTACAACAACAGTTTGTTTTGCGATGTTTTTCTTCGGATGAACTTTGATGAAATTCCCTTCAAAAGTATTTTCAATTCCTAATTGCGTTAACAAACTCAATGTCATCTTAATATAAGGAACAGACGTTATTTTTCCAACCAATTCAATTTCTAGTCCGTTTTGTAATTTTGATGCAATTAATAATAAAGAAGAAATATATTGGCTACTAACATTTCCATTAATTTGAACTTTATCTTTTGTAATTTTTGCTCCCTTAATTCTTATTGGTGGATATCCTTCTTTATCTTCATAGGTAATTTCTGCACCTAAATCACTCAACGCATTTACCAAAATTTCAATAGGTCTGTTTTGCATTCTTTCAGAACCTGTCAACACAGTTTCTCTAACTTCGTTTACAGCAAAATAACTTGTTAAAAAACGCATTGCTGTTCCTGCATGCCCAATATCTACAAGTACTTCTTTGGTTGATAAAGCATGTTGCATGTGTACAGAATCATCAGAATCTGATAAATTATCAATGGTAATTTCTGGAAACAGTTTTTGCAAAATCAATAATCTATTAGATTCACTTTTAGAACCAGAAATTGTTATTTCTTGATTTATTTTTTTATCGGCTAAAACATTTAACAATATGTCCATTCTAAAAATTGATTTTTAATTCTTACTTTTAAACTCTAAAACTATAACTAATCCTTATGAAAAAATATCTTTTTCTGGCTTTTTGCTTTTTCTTATCTGCAAATGCCAAAGTTAATGCACAAAAAAAAGCTACCCAAGTTTCTGACGAATATTTTAGCGAAGTAAAATACAGAAATATTGGTCCTTTTAGAGGTGGAAGATCTGCAGCAGTTACAGGCGTAAACAACAAAGCAAACTTATTTTATATGGGTGCCACTGGTGGTGGAGTTTGGAAAACTACAGATGCTGGTAATACTTGGCAAAATATTTCTGACGGATTTTTTGGTGGTTCAGTAGGTGCAGTTGCAGTTGCAGAATCTGACAATAATGTAATTTATGTTGGAATGGGCGAAAAAACCGTTCGTGGAAATGTTTCTTCTGGTGATGGAATTTGGAAATCTGAAAACGCAGGAAAAACCTGGAAACATATGGGTTTAAAAAATTCAAGACACATTCCAAGAATGCGTATTCACCCAAAAAATGCAGATATTGTATTTGCAGGAGTTATGGGAGATTTATACAAACCAACCCAAGAAAGAGGTGTTTATAAAACGATTGATGGTGGAGAAACTTGGAGAAAAGTACTGTTTTCTGATGAAAACTCTGGAGTTGTCGATTTAATTATCGACCCAAATAATCCTAGAATTTTATATGCCACAACTTGGGATGTAAGAAGAACTCCTTACAGTTTATCTTCTGGAGGAAAAGGTTCTGCACTTTGGAAAAGTACTGACGAAGGTGAAACTTGGACGAATATTTCTACCAATAAAGGATTACCAAGTGGTATTTGGGGAATTGCTGGAGTTACAGTTTCGCCAGTAAATTCGGATATTGTGTATGCTTTAATCGAAAATGATAAAGGTGGCGTTTACAAATCTACAGATGCAGGAAAAACTTGGAGCTTAATAAATTCTGAACGTAAATTACGCCAAAGAGCTTGGTATTACACACGTTTGTATGCAGATACGCAAGATGAAGATATTTTATACGTATTAAATGTGCGTTACCACAAATCTACAGATGGTGGAAGAAGTTACAAGACTTACAATGCACCTCATGGAGATCATCATGATTTATGGATTGCTCCAGAAGACAATCAAAGAATGATTATTGGTGATGATGGAGGAGCGCAAGTTTCTTTTGATGCTGGTGAAAACTGGAGTACCTATATGAATCAACCAACTTCACAATTTTATAGAGTTACCACAGATAATCATTTTCCTTACCGAATTTTAGCAGCGCAACAAGATAATTCTACTGTAAGAATTTCGCACAGAAATGATGGTAGATTTATAACAGAATCTGATTGGAGCTCAACTGCTGGTGGAGAAAGTGCCCATATTGCAGTAGATCCTTTAAATGATGACATTGTTTACGGAGGAAGTTATGGTGGTTTACTAACAAGAGTAAATCATAAAACCAACGAAACTCGAGCTATAAATGTTTGGCCAGATGACCCAATGGGTCATGGAGCTGAAGATTTTAAATACAGATTTCAATGGAATTTCCCAATTTTCTTTTCACCAAATAACAAAAAACGCTTGTACGCTGCTTCTAATCATTTGCATATTACAGAAGATGAAGGACAATCTTGGAAATTAATCAGTCCAGATTTAACAAGAAACGATCCTGAAACATTAAAATCTTCTGGAGGGCCAATTACACAAGATAATACTGGTGTAGAATATTATGGAACTATTTTCGCGGCTACAGAATCTGCTTTAGAACCTGGTTTAATTTATACAGGTTCAGATGATGGTTTGGTACACGTTTCTAAAAATAATGGTGAAAATTGGGAAAACATCACTCCTAAAAAAATGCCAGAATGGATGATGATCAACTGTATTGAAGTGAGTCCTTTTGATAAAGGAAGCGCTTATATTGTAGGTACAAAATACAAATCTGGAGATTACAAACCTTACATCTATAAAACTGATAATTATGGAAAATCTTGGGATTTAATCGTTGAAGGAATTGAAGGTGAAAGTTTTACAAGAGCTTTAAGAGCAGATCCAAAACGTAAAGGTTTGTTATATGCAGGAACTGAAAAAGGAATGTATGTTTCTTTTGATGATGGAAAAAACTGGGAATCTTTTCAGCAAAATCTACCAATTGTGCCTATCACAGATTTAGCCATTAAAGACGATAATTTAATTGTGGCAACGCAAGGAAGATCGCTTTGGGTTATTGACGATTTAACACCTTTACATCAATTAAATTCATCAACATTAAAAAAAGAAGTTGTTTTATACAAACCAAAAGATGCATATAATTTATCTGGTGGAAATGGACGAACTTCTAGAACTGCAGGAACCAATCATGCAGGTGGTGTTGCTGTAAATTATTTCATCAAAAATGCCAATGAAAAAGACACAATTTCACTTTCTTTTTACGATTTGAATGATAATTTAATTAAGAAATTTTCAACAAAACCTAATAAAGAGAAAGAAGAAAGTACTTTAAAAGTTGAAGATGGAAATAATATTTTCAACTGGAACATGATGTATGATGGAGCAGAATCTGTTGATGGAATGATTTTGTGGTGGGCTTCTTTAAACGGACCAATGGCTTTGCCTGGAACTTATAAAGTGGAATTGGCTGTAAATGATGCAAAGCAAACTCAAAACTTTACAATCATTAACAACCCAAGTTCTGAAGTTACAGAAGCTGAAATGAAAGCACAGTTTGATTTCATCAACGACATCAACAAGAAAATGACGGAAATTCACAAAGGATTAAAAAATGTGAAGAAAGTTAGAAGTCAAGTTGGATTGTTAAAGAAGTCAATTACCAATAAAAAGAAACATAAAGAACTCATCGATTTTGCTGATAAATTAGTAAAAGATTTAACAAAAATCGAAGAAACTTTATATCAAACAAAGTCTAAAAGTGGGCAAGATCCTTTAAATTATCCAATTCGTTTAAATAACAAATTGGCGCATTTAAACTCTTTAACAAGAGTTGGAAACTACGCTCCTACTCAACAGGCAATCGATTTTAAAAATGAAATTACAAAAGAAATTGATGCAGAATTAGTAAAATTAAATGCACTTTTTACAAATGGCGTAAAAGAATTAAATCAAAAAGTAAAAGATAGTAATATCGATTTGATTCAGTTGGATTAAAAGAAAATAAACACATAAAAAAAAGATGTCACATTGAGCTTGTTGAAATATAACAAAAGGTCTTCAACAAGCTCAGACTGACATTTGTTTGATACATTGTTATTTGATAATGAGTAAATAACTTAGTGTTCCTAAAATACAATTGAAATTCACAAGGTCACATTGAGCTTGTCGAAATGCAAATAAATATCTTTGAAAAGGTCAGACTAAAATTCGTTAGGTTCATTATTATTTGAAAATTAGAAAATAATATAGTATTCCAAAACCCAAATAAAACTCAAAAGATCATAATAAGTTTGTCGAAATGCAACAAAAGGTCTTCGACAAGCTCAGACTGACATTCGTTTGATACATTGTTATTTGATAATCGGTAAATAACTTAGTGTTCCTAAAACTCAATTAAAACCTCAAAAGGTCACATTGAGCTTGTCGAAATGCATGCAAAAATCTTCGACAAGCTCAAACAGACATTCATTATATAAATTGTCTTTAGAATTAATTTAAAAAAAATAGTTGTAATTATAATTTATCAAACTAAAATATTCAAAATTTCATCAATTTAAAAATTAAAAAATGAGAGCTTATTATGTTTACATTTTGCTCTGTTCTGATAATTCATTTTACACAGGAATGACCAATGATTTAGAGCGAAGAATGATAGAACACAAATCTGGAAAAAGTAAAGATTCTTATACTGGCTCTAGATTACCATTAGAACTAAAATGGTATTTGGAATGTTCAGATCCCAGAGATGCAATTCAATACGAAAAGAAAATAAAAGGTTGGTCTAGAAGAAAAAAACAAGCTTTAATTGATGAAAATTGGGATGATTTAGTTAAGTTTTCTAAAAATTATACAGAAAATTTTGGATCAAGAATGTAGTAGAAAGATCTTCGACAAGCTCAGACTGACATTCGTTAAATATATTGTTATTTGATAATAAGTAAATAACTTAGTATTCCTAAAATCCGGTTGAAATTCACAAGGTTACATTGAGCTTGTCGAAATGCACTCAAATGTTTTTGACAAACTATAATTGACATTTCTAAATTCTTTGCTATTTGAAAATCAGAAAATAATATAGTTCTCCAAAATTCAAATAAAACTCAAAAGATCATAATAAGTTTGTCGAAATACAACAAAAGGTCTTCGTCAAGCTCAGACTGACATTCGTTTGATACATTGTTATTTGATAATCGGTAAATAACTTAGTGTTCCTAAAACTCAATTAAAAATTCAAAAGGTCACATTGAACTTGTCGAAATGGAATAACGTAATCCTTCTATAATTCAAGGTTTCATTAGTTTTTACGAATCCTACTTCATATTCTTATTTGTAATATAAACACCGTAAATAAAACTAATAACTACTTTAATTCCCCAAAAAGATTTCCATTTCCCATCATTAAAATTAGCTTCAGAAACTGTTGCAAATTCTCCTGCAAATATTTCTCGCCAACTATTCATAAATAATGAAATTAGAGTAACTATAATAAAAAAGGGAATGGCTACTTTAAAAAAGTTTCTCCAAAATTCTGGTTGTTTTATTTTTTCTGTAAACTTCATTTATTTTAGTTTTTGGTTATTATGATGACGATTATGATCACGTTTTGTTTTGATGTCTAATTTTTTCTCGAAAGCATCTTGTAAATTAATTCCTGTTTGATTTGCCAAACATAAAACCACAAAAACTACATCTGCTAATTCTTCACCTAAATCTTTATTCTTATCAGATTCTTTTTCACTTTGCTCTCCATAACGTCTTGCAATAATTCTGGCAACTTCGCCAACTTCCTCCGTTAATTGAGCCATATTTGTAAGCTCGTTAAAATAACGAACTCCGTGATTTTTTATCCAATCGTCTACTTGTTGTTGTGCGTTTTGTATGTTCATTTTTTATGATTAAAAATTCATAGAAATTCCAAAAGTTCTTGGAGTTACTTGCAAATCCCAAACTACTTTTTTCTGTTTTTTTACGGAGTTGTATTTTTCAGCGTATTTGGTGTCTAAAAATTTATCTATTGCTTCAACAATAAAAATACTAATTGCTGTAGAAAATAAAACATCTGAAACCCAATGAAAACGATCTATAATTCTACTTAAACCAGGAATAGAACCTACTGTATACAAACCCGCTTTTATCCAAGGATTATCAAATTGTTTTGCAATAGCGTACGCATTTGTAAAACCTAACATTACATGACCAGAAGGAAAAGAATCGTAGTTAAAAACCCTGTCTATATGAAAAGGATCAAATTTACCTTTTCCAACATCTATTCTTGGTCTTGCTCTACCAATAATTCTTTTTGAAACTTGTTGTAATAAACCAGCAGCAGATGCAGATGAAATTAACAAAACACCTGTTCTTCTTAATTTTGGATCATCTATAAACAAACCTGTTAAGTAAACAGCTCCAGTAATCATGTAATTGTTGTTTGGACTTCCAATATCATTTCCATAATCTACCAACCAACGAGGCACATCTCCACTCCAACCTTTTGCCCAATTATCTATATGATCATCGACTGTGTAAAGTGCTGCTGTACCTACAGCAACATATCCAAAATTTGCGAATTGTTTTTTTTGCCAATGCAAAGGTCTTGTATAAGCATAGCCCATTCCTCCAGCCATATTTCCTAAATCGTATGTAAATTTTTGCCAAAAATTTCTGTTGGAGTCTAAATTGAAAGCGATTTTTTCAGTTTGCGAAAAACTTGAGTGTACACAAAAAGTGAATAAAAAAACAACAAATACTTTTTTCATCGAATAAAATTGAAGCTTCAAAGATAAAGTTTCTAAAATAATTTGGTTTGATTCAAACTATTATTTCTTTTTAGGTAGAAAACTCGTTTTAATTGATTTCAACTTTTGAAAGCATATGAAATTAAAAGTTCTTTAAATACTGTATTAAATAAATTATATTTACAAGATAAAAAGTTACACAAAAAACATCTTATCCCTTTAAATTTAAGGAATAAACATAATAAAAGTTGTTATATAAGGAGTTAGCTACAATTTAAGAAAAATGAAAACCATTACAATTTTATTATTCACGTTATTTTCTAATTTATTGATTTCTCAAAATCTCATTAAAAAGGAAATCCTAAACGATGAAAACTCGAAACTAGTTGGAATGAAAGAGTTTAAAGAGAAAATAAAAAACAGAAATTATGTTTATAGCTTAATTGAAAATGATACTGCCTATATAGGAAAAATATCTTTTAGAGAATCAATTGGCAAAATAACTCCTGACTTAAGACTTTCGCTGATTAAGTATTTGGGAGAAATTACTAAATTAAAAGTAGATTCTACTAAAAATATTGTTATAAACTTTTTCTATAACCCAAAAGTTAAACCTAAAGGCTCATGTATTGATTATTATACTTCTGACAGAAAATATATAAGATATTTTAAAAAAAATGAAACCAGTATACAGTTTTTCATTACCGAAAAAAATTATGATTATGATAAAAAACATGTATTTGAAGACAAAGATGATTTTTTAAGACAATTACTTTTTAAATATGATTTTGGCTGTGGAAATTATATAATAATTAAAAATAATGGTGCAATTTTAAGAAGATTCGGAGAGTATCGACAAGATGAAATAAGAATAAAACTTAAAGAACTGTAGCTAACTTCAGAATATAACTAGGCACTTTCAGAATTAAATAAACACTTGTTTATCAGTTAAATAAGTTGTATTTTAGATAAACCAAACCCCGTAAATAGGCAAAAAGCCTAAAAAACGGGGTTTTTCTTTTTTACAAATATGAAAATACGAAGAATTTCTGACTTCCAGTACTCTTTTTCTTTTTTATCCTCTACAGAGGAATTAGAAAAATTCAAAGCACGTTTTTTAATGTCTGATTTAGGTAAAATTTACAGTGCAATTCCTTGGAAAAATTTAGTCAAATCATTTAAAATTACAGAAGCTATCAAAGGACCAGACTGTATTTTTAGCCCTCAAGGAAAATTAGGTTTAATGTTTTTAAAACATTATGCTTGTTGTTCTGATAAGCGTTTGATTGAGCAGTTGAATTCCAATTATAATTATCAGTTTTTTTGTGGTATTTATTTAGGATTTGATACCCTTGAAAACTATAAAATAGTGAGTCAAATACGTTGCGAATTAGCTGCTGATTTAAACATTAGTTCAACAGAAAAAATACTATTTAATTATTGGAGTAAATATATTGATGAACAAGAAAAAGCAACAACAGATGCCACTTGTTATGAGAGTGAAGTTCGCTATCCAACAGATCAAAAACTATTGAAAGAATCTGTTGACTGGTGCTATAAACAAATGAAGATAATTTGTAAATCTTTAGGTGTAAAACTTCCTAGAACCAAATACTTGAAATGGTCAAAAAGATATGTTGGTTATAGTAAAATGCGAAGAAAAACAACAAAGAAAAGAACCTCCATAACAAGAGCTTTTTTAAAACTATTACGCAAATTATTAGCGGAGATTAAAACTCTTGAAAAACAACATTATTTTACAATGCCAAATCGTTTTTATAAAACACTAAATACAGTAAAAAAAATATTCTCACAACAGTATTTACTGTTTGAGAAAGGAGAAAAACCAAAGAATAGAATCGTAAGCATAAGCAAAGATTACTTACGTCCAATAGTGAGAGGAAAAGAGATAAAAAAAGTAGAATTTGGGGCAAAAGTAAACAAACTTCAAATTGATGGAATTAACTTTATACAGAAAATAAGTTTTGATAACTTTAATGAAGGGACACAATTTAAAAATACAGTTTATAAGGCACAAGGATTAACCAATAGGAAAATTAAAATACTTGGTGCAGATGCTATTTATGCAACGAATAAGAACAGAGTTTTTGCAACTTCAAACCATATACAAACAGACTTCAAACCTAAAGGAAGACCTTCAAAGCATCATAAAGAGCAAAAAAAGCTCAAAAAAATGATTACCAAAGAAAGAGCTTCTAGATTAGAGGGGGGTTTTGGTAAAGAAAAGGAACATTATCATCTAAAAAAGATAAAAGCGAAAACCAAACCAACAGAAATACTTTGGATATTCTTTGGTATTCATACTGCAAATTGCCTTGAAATTGGCAGAAGAATGCAAAATCAAATTTTACAAAAAGTAGCCTAAATTTTTAAAATAAAAATTAAAAACACAGGATAACTATGCAATAAGGTTACTGCGAAACATAAAAAAGGTATATAAATTAAAAAAGTGATAGAAAATTATAATTTTCTATCACTTTTTTAAAATAATTTTCAAAAAATTAAACTACTTCTGAAAGTGCCTAACTAATAGAATTTAAAGGATTTCCAACAGTTAAGATACTAACTATTTAGTTAAAAATCAATCTAAAAAATCAACAACCTCCTTATAAAAATCTTTAGGGTTTTCTGCATGCAACCAATGACCCGCTTTTTTAATTTCTACAATTTTATTGTTGGGAAAATGAGTGTCGATTATAAAATGTTCTGAAGGAATTATATAATCAGATTTTTCTCCTTTTAAAAATAAAGTCTCTTTTGTAAAGGTTGTATTTTGTGGCAAAGGTTTGCCAACTTCTGGGTTATTTTCTGTGAGCGATTTTAAATTAAAACGATAATCTAAAACTCCCTTCTCTTTCCAATAGACATTTTTTAGTAAAAACTGACGCACACCAAGCTCAGGAATTAATTCAGCAACTTTATCGTCTACCAAACTTCTAGAATTTTGAACCGAAAAATCTACCGAATTTAAGCCTGCTAAAATTGCATTATGATGTGGTGCATATTCTTTAGGTGAAATATCTACAATAATTAATTTATCAACCAAATCAGGATATTTTACAGCAAATAACATCGCTGTTTTTCCTCCCATAGAATGCCCAATCAAATACATACTTTCTAATTGATGATGTTGAATATATGTATGTAAATCATCAACCAAAAGCTCATAATTAAATTCATCTGCATGAAAACTTCGCCCATGATTTCTTTGATCTATTAAATGAACTTGGTAATTTTCTGCAAACTGATTTCCTAGCGTTTTCCAATTATCACTCGAACCAAAATAACCATGTAAAATTAATAAGGGTTTACCTTTACCAGAAATTATAGAATGTAAGATGTTGTTTTCTTTCATGTTTTGTTTTTTACGCAGAGAATCACAGAGTTTTCTTTTGTACTCTTAATTTGAGTTTCACAGAGGAATTTTGAAAACTAACATCATTTTTTACTTAAAAACAAAACTTTAAACTATCTTTAAATTAAATGATGAAGTTGTATATTAAACACTGACTGCCAACTGCTACTGCAAACTGCAAACTATTTTAACCTATGCAAATACATTTTAACCACATTCTCTAATCCTAAATATAAGCTTTCAGCAATTAAAGCATGGCCAATTGAAACTTCTGCTAAATTAGGTATGTTTTCTTTAAAAAATTGGATATTTTCCAGACTTAAATCATGACCAGCATTAATTCCCAAACCTAATTTGTGTGCTAAAATTGCAGCTTCAGTATAAGGTTTTACGGCGCTTTTGTTTCCTTTACCAAACTCGCTTGCAAAATGTTCTGTGTATAATTCAATTCTGTCTGTTCCTGTTTTTGCAGCAGCTTCAATTAATTTTGAATCTGTATCAATAAAAATTGATGTTCTAATATTATTTCTTTGAAATTCTTGAATTACTTCTTGTAAAAAAGATTGATGTTCAATCGTATTCCAACCAGCATTTGACGTAATTGCATCTACAGCATCTGGCACTAAAGTTACTTGCGTTGGTTTAGTTTCTAACACCAAATCCATAAAAGATTTAATAGGATTTCCTTCAATATTAAACTCGGTTCTTACTGTGTTTTTTAAATCGCGAGCATCTTGATATCTAATATGTCTTTCATCTGGTCTTGGGTGAATGGTAATTCCTTGCCCTCCAAAATCTTCAATATCGTGAGCAACTTTTAATAAATTTGGCACATTTCCACCTCTAGAATTTCTTAAAGTTGCAATTTTATTAATATTTACGCTTAACTTTGTCATCATTTAAAATTAAATTAGGCTAAACTGATAAATTTCAGACATCAATTTTAAGAATAGAAAAATATAAATATCATTCAAAAATAAGTGTCTTCAGTTTTAATTTTTAACCTAAAATTAGGCATCAAAGATAACCCATTTAATCATTTTATCCTATATTCGTAAAGAATGAACATAAACGATTACATACTCGAAGAGATTAAAGCGCTAAAACTAAACGACACTGTAAAAGGTGCCCAAAGCTTGTTTAAAAATTACCCAATTACTCATTTTCCTGTTATAGAAGATGATAAATTGTTAGGTTCTTTTGCAGAAGACGACTTGCAAACCATTGACAATAAAGAAGATGAGTTAGTGAGTTATGCGCATTTATTAAATTCTTTTTTTGCTGATGAAAAAGCAACTGTTTTAGAATTGTTAAAGATTTTTGCAGATAATGATACGAATGTAATTCCTGTTTTAAACAAAGACCGAAATTATATTGGGTATTATGATTTGCGTGATGTTTTAGATGTTTTTTCTACAAGTCCTTTTTTAATTGAAGAAAGTGAAACTTTAATCATCGAAAAATTAGAGGAAGACTACTCTATGAGTGAAGTTACACAAATTGTAGAAAGCAATGGAGGCAAATTATTGGGCTTATATATTTCCGAAAGAAATGAAGGTGCTGCACAAATAACCTTAAAAATTGTATCCGAAGAAATAAACGAAATTATGCACACGTTTAGGCGTTATGATTACAAAGTAATTTCCACGCACGAAAATGATATTTATTTAGAGGATTTAAAAAACAGATCTGAATACTTGCAGAAATACTTAGAGATGTAACTGAGAAGTTAAAAGTTGGAAGTTTGAAGTTGGAAGTTTGAAGTTTGAAGTTTGAAGTTGGAAGTTGGAAGTTAAATAATAAAAGAATAGTTTGAAAAAAGTTGCAATTTACGGTCAGTCTTATTCAATTTCTGCAGAGAAAGAAATGCAGATTTTACTAGAAGTTTTGAATGAAAATAATATTGTGAGTTTTATTGAGCATAAATTTTACGATTTATTAGTAGAAGGCAATATACTAGATAAAAAATACCCAACATTTTCTCATTTTTCAGACTTAAACGATTCTTTTGATGCCATGTTTACCCTTGGTGGAGATGGAACAATTTTAAGAGCTGTAACCTATATTAGAGATCTAAACATTCCCATTTTAGGAATTAATACTGGTAGATTAGGTTTTTTAGCAACCATCAACAAAAAAACCATTACAGAGAGCATCAATTTAATATTAAATGGCGAATTTTCCATTCAAAAAAGAACGTTACTCTCTGTTAAAACATCACCTGAAACAGCTGCTTTTGAAGAATTAAATTTTGCTTTAAACGAAGTTACCATCGCAAGAAAAAACACCACTTCTATGATTGGTGTAAAAACCAGTTTAAATAATGAGTACTTAACCAACTATTGGGCAGATGGGTTAATTATTGCAACACCAACAGGCTCTACAGGCTATTCTTTAAGTTGTAATGGTCCAGTAATTTCGCCAAATTCTGAAAATTTTATAATTACACCTATTGCACCTCATAATTTGAATGCAAGACCCATGGTTATTTCTGATAAAACTTCCATTCAATTAACGGTAGACTCTAGAGAAAAAGATTTTTTAATTTCTTTAGACTCCAGAATTACAACCGTACCAAAAAACACACAAGTTTTTATAGAAAAAGCGGCATTTACCATTCAGAGTATTATACCTAAAAACCAATCTTTTTTGCAAACGTTACGCACCAAGTTATTATGGGGAGAAGATACAAGAAACGAAACCAACCTTTAACGTTTACATTACAATAAAACCCTTAATTAGTTGTTATTCAAAAAAGACTGAATATTAACTTTAAAA
The DNA window shown above is from Polaribacter sp. Hel_I_88 and carries:
- a CDS encoding pyridoxine 5'-phosphate synthase; this translates as MTKLSVNINKIATLRNSRGGNVPNLLKVAHDIEDFGGQGITIHPRPDERHIRYQDARDLKNTVRTEFNIEGNPIKSFMDLVLETKPTQVTLVPDAVDAITSNAGWNTIEHQSFLQEVIQEFQRNNIRTSIFIDTDSKLIEAAAKTGTDRIELYTEHFASEFGKGNKSAVKPYTEAAILAHKLGLGINAGHDLSLENIQFFKENIPNLAEVSIGHALIAESLYLGLENVVKMYLHRLK
- a CDS encoding CBS domain-containing protein, whose amino-acid sequence is MNINDYILEEIKALKLNDTVKGAQSLFKNYPITHFPVIEDDKLLGSFAEDDLQTIDNKEDELVSYAHLLNSFFADEKATVLELLKIFADNDTNVIPVLNKDRNYIGYYDLRDVLDVFSTSPFLIEESETLIIEKLEEDYSMSEVTQIVESNGGKLLGLYISERNEGAAQITLKIVSEEINEIMHTFRRYDYKVISTHENDIYLEDLKNRSEYLQKYLEM
- a CDS encoding NAD kinase; amino-acid sequence: MKKVAIYGQSYSISAEKEMQILLEVLNENNIVSFIEHKFYDLLVEGNILDKKYPTFSHFSDLNDSFDAMFTLGGDGTILRAVTYIRDLNIPILGINTGRLGFLATINKKTITESINLILNGEFSIQKRTLLSVKTSPETAAFEELNFALNEVTIARKNTTSMIGVKTSLNNEYLTNYWADGLIIATPTGSTGYSLSCNGPVISPNSENFIITPIAPHNLNARPMVISDKTSIQLTVDSREKDFLISLDSRITTVPKNTQVFIEKAAFTIQSIIPKNQSFLQTLRTKLLWGEDTRNETNL